In one window of Nocardiopsis aegyptia DNA:
- a CDS encoding Xaa-Pro dipeptidyl-peptidase — protein sequence MPPSPGRARFLLTRAGAVTTAALTAATVLTAPAAAEPPSLEIVDGRTQVAFEFADAIYQEVDIRTEADSDGDGALDTVRMRILRPKESDAGLDVATIIEPSPYWAGGNPVTNHDVDLDTDEAGTVPRGGPRGGPRADETALGAALDPAGTGDPEAAAERSGPNTSFSGYYDNYFLPRGYAVAQLDSLGSGDSTGCPTSGAHNESLGVKAAVEWLTGDAVGWDADGEEVTADWSNGAAAMTGISYNGTLPTAAATTGVEGLKTIVPQAAISSWYGYYREGGAVRAPGGYQGEDADVLAEYVYTRDDGEICRPVIDGLTEEQDRVSGDYTEFWDERNYLSDADEIRASVFLVHGLNDRNVMPGQAADLWAALEENDVPRKLWLHQGAHINQLYLRTDPWLDQLHGWFDHWLYEIDNGITDEPAVDVEGTDGTWTSQADWPGEGTVPVKLHLNSDPDTATGGLAPRPRPVRDGTESFTDQGRTLSPDDLLGDPDSPGTSSLVYVTGELTEDVRLSGSARISIRAAMDGPSPFLTAALVDLGTAERPTGRLRYDFDDMNCYGESVPGDTGCIPTGHHVTEEADHRIVARGWLDARNRTSLERQRPVVAGQYYRYRWDLQPGDHVFPAGHRIGVMLVSTDYDHTLRYPAGTEVGVDTNTAHVTLPVAEGHDALR from the coding sequence TTGCCACCATCCCCCGGCAGAGCACGATTCCTCCTCACGCGCGCGGGCGCCGTCACCACCGCCGCGCTGACCGCCGCCACGGTGCTGACCGCGCCGGCCGCGGCCGAACCCCCCTCGCTGGAGATCGTGGACGGCCGCACCCAGGTCGCCTTCGAGTTCGCGGACGCGATCTACCAGGAGGTCGACATCCGCACGGAGGCCGACAGCGACGGCGACGGTGCGTTGGACACGGTGCGGATGCGGATCCTGCGCCCCAAGGAGAGCGACGCGGGCCTGGACGTCGCCACCATCATCGAGCCCAGCCCCTACTGGGCGGGCGGCAACCCGGTCACCAACCACGACGTGGACCTGGACACCGACGAGGCCGGCACGGTCCCGCGCGGCGGACCCCGCGGCGGGCCCCGGGCCGACGAGACCGCCCTGGGCGCGGCCCTGGACCCCGCGGGCACCGGCGACCCGGAGGCCGCGGCCGAGCGCTCCGGGCCCAACACGTCCTTCTCCGGCTACTACGACAACTACTTCCTGCCGCGCGGGTACGCCGTGGCCCAGCTCGACAGCCTGGGCAGCGGCGACTCCACCGGCTGCCCCACCTCGGGCGCGCACAACGAGTCGCTGGGCGTCAAGGCGGCCGTCGAGTGGCTGACCGGCGACGCCGTCGGCTGGGACGCCGACGGGGAGGAGGTCACCGCGGACTGGTCCAACGGAGCGGCCGCGATGACCGGGATCTCCTACAACGGGACGCTGCCCACCGCCGCCGCCACGACCGGGGTCGAGGGGTTGAAGACGATCGTGCCGCAGGCGGCGATCTCGTCCTGGTACGGCTACTACCGCGAGGGCGGTGCCGTGCGCGCCCCCGGCGGCTACCAGGGCGAGGACGCCGACGTCCTGGCGGAGTACGTGTACACCCGCGACGACGGGGAGATCTGCCGTCCGGTGATCGACGGGCTCACCGAGGAGCAGGACCGGGTCAGCGGCGACTACACCGAGTTCTGGGACGAGCGGAACTACCTCTCCGACGCCGACGAGATCCGGGCGAGCGTGTTCCTGGTGCACGGGCTCAACGACCGGAACGTCATGCCGGGCCAGGCGGCCGACCTGTGGGCGGCCCTGGAGGAGAACGACGTCCCGCGCAAGCTGTGGCTGCACCAGGGCGCGCACATCAACCAGCTCTACCTGCGGACCGACCCGTGGCTGGACCAGCTGCACGGCTGGTTCGACCACTGGCTCTACGAGATCGACAACGGCATCACCGACGAGCCCGCCGTGGACGTGGAGGGCACCGACGGCACGTGGACGTCGCAGGCCGACTGGCCGGGTGAGGGGACGGTGCCGGTCAAGCTGCACCTGAACTCCGACCCCGACACCGCCACCGGCGGGCTGGCACCGCGTCCGCGGCCGGTACGCGACGGCACCGAGTCGTTCACCGACCAGGGCCGCACGCTCTCACCCGACGACCTGCTCGGCGACCCGGACTCCCCGGGGACGTCGTCGCTGGTGTACGTGACCGGCGAACTCACCGAGGACGTACGCCTGAGCGGGTCCGCGCGGATCTCGATCCGCGCAGCGATGGACGGGCCCTCGCCGTTCCTCACCGCGGCCCTGGTCGACCTGGGCACCGCCGAGCGGCCGACCGGCCGCCTCCGCTACGACTTCGACGACATGAACTGCTACGGCGAGTCCGTGCCGGGCGACACCGGCTGTATCCCGACCGGGCACCACGTCACCGAGGAGGCCGACCACCGGATCGTCGCGCGCGGCTGGCTGGACGCGCGCAACCGCACCTCGCTGGAGCGGCAGCGCCCGGTGGTCGCCGGGCAGTACTACCGCTACCGGTGGGACCTGCAGCCGGGCGACCACGTGTTCCCGGCCGGGCACCGGATCGGAGTCATGCTGGTCTCGACCGACTACGACCACACGCTGCGCTACCCGGCCGGCACCGAGGTCGGCGTCGACACCAACACCGCGCACGTGACCCTGCCGGTCGCCGAGGGGCACGACGCCCTCCGCTGA
- a CDS encoding helix-turn-helix domain-containing protein, protein MAQDTEQQPKKKRRGFEPRPGHVVQAFVFALDPGVAAERKLRSHCGAARTAYNWAVSSVLASWDQRKAEETYDIGETERTPWRSWSLPSLRRAFNAAKRDDPRFCDWWEANSKEAYSTGLANASAAFDAYAKSKRGERRGPRVGRPPHPQPPPPGARAQAPPPRLAAGVPASRTGPAHRAETVEPVA, encoded by the coding sequence TTGGCCCAGGACACCGAGCAGCAGCCGAAGAAGAAGCGGCGCGGGTTCGAGCCCCGCCCCGGCCATGTGGTGCAGGCGTTCGTTTTCGCCCTCGACCCGGGCGTGGCGGCCGAGCGGAAGCTCAGGTCGCACTGCGGGGCCGCCCGGACCGCCTACAACTGGGCGGTGTCGTCTGTGCTGGCCTCCTGGGACCAGCGCAAAGCCGAGGAGACCTACGACATCGGCGAAACCGAGCGCACCCCGTGGCGTTCGTGGTCACTGCCGAGCCTGCGCAGGGCGTTCAACGCCGCCAAACGGGACGACCCCCGTTTCTGCGACTGGTGGGAGGCCAACTCCAAGGAGGCGTACAGCACCGGGCTCGCGAACGCCTCGGCCGCCTTCGACGCCTACGCCAAGTCCAAGCGCGGTGAACGCCGGGGACCTAGAGTGGGGCGTCCGCCACATCCCCAACCCCCGCCACCTGGGGCGAGAGCTCAAGCGCCTCCGCCGCGCCTCGCGGCGGGTGTCCCGGCGTCACGGACCGGACCGGCGCACCGGGCAGAGACCGTCGAACCGGTGGCGTGA
- a CDS encoding transposase translates to MGRELKRLRRASRRVSRRHGPDRRTGQRPSNRWREADADRNRIHHRIANLRQDALHKLTTNLAREYGTVVVEDLNVAGMLKNRRLARHIADAGFGEVRRQLAYKTVWGGGRMIVADRWFASSRTCSGCGATKAKLPLHVRVFDCDECDLVLDRDVNAARNLAKLAGDCLTGTGVAGDRGARAPKARGADRQTRATRTRRTAGTGRAGGARPRKRKEAGHRTQDTEQLSSW, encoded by the coding sequence CTGGGGCGAGAGCTCAAGCGCCTCCGCCGCGCCTCGCGGCGGGTGTCCCGGCGTCACGGACCGGACCGGCGCACCGGGCAGAGACCGTCGAACCGGTGGCGTGAGGCCGACGCCGACCGCAACCGGATCCACCACCGCATCGCGAACCTGCGCCAGGATGCGCTGCACAAGCTCACCACCAACCTGGCCCGCGAGTACGGGACCGTGGTGGTCGAGGACCTGAACGTGGCGGGAATGCTCAAGAACCGGCGTCTGGCCCGCCATATCGCTGACGCGGGGTTCGGTGAGGTTCGCCGCCAGTTGGCCTACAAGACCGTCTGGGGTGGCGGTCGTATGATCGTGGCGGACCGGTGGTTCGCCAGTAGTAGGACCTGCTCGGGGTGTGGTGCGACGAAAGCCAAGTTGCCGCTGCACGTGCGGGTGTTCGACTGCGACGAATGCGACCTGGTGTTGGACCGGGACGTCAACGCCGCACGCAACCTCGCCAAGCTGGCGGGGGATTGCTTGACCGGTACCGGAGTGGCCGGAGACCGGGGCGCGAGAGCGCCGAAGGCCCGTGGAGCCGACCGTCAGACCCGCGCCACCCGTACCCGCCGCACGGCGGGTACGGGGCGGGCAGGTGGCGCGAGACCGCGTAAGCGGAAGGAAGCGGGACACCGTACTCAAGACACCGAACAACTCTCGTCGTGGTGA
- a CDS encoding HAD family hydrolase, whose product MTEMTFDRNDITHIVWDWNGTLLDDNHANLAAVNAVCAAFGRAPVEMEYWKSVFRRPLVPCYEELLGRSFVDGEWERCERLYDSHYLEHLPSCSLSEGVPDVLHTWRDGGGSQSLLSMASHDHLVPLIDERGLTGHFERVDGRQFETEQDSKAEHLVRHLDRQGIDPAKVVLIGDIDDDARAAREAGANAILVTSGLMARERLAATGAPVVDTPVAAVAALRAA is encoded by the coding sequence ATGACTGAGATGACATTCGACCGAAACGACATCACGCACATCGTCTGGGACTGGAACGGCACGCTCCTGGACGACAACCACGCCAACCTCGCCGCGGTGAACGCCGTGTGCGCCGCGTTCGGCCGTGCCCCGGTGGAGATGGAGTACTGGAAGTCGGTCTTCCGGCGCCCCCTCGTCCCCTGCTACGAGGAGCTCCTCGGGCGCAGCTTCGTGGACGGCGAGTGGGAGCGGTGCGAGCGGCTCTACGACTCCCACTACCTGGAGCACCTGCCCTCCTGCTCCCTGTCCGAGGGTGTGCCCGACGTGCTGCACACCTGGCGCGACGGCGGCGGCAGCCAGTCCCTGCTGTCCATGGCCTCGCACGACCACCTCGTGCCGCTGATCGACGAGCGCGGCCTGACCGGCCACTTCGAGCGGGTGGACGGGCGCCAGTTCGAGACGGAGCAGGACTCCAAGGCCGAGCACCTGGTGCGCCACCTGGACCGGCAGGGCATCGATCCCGCCAAGGTCGTGCTCATCGGCGACATCGACGACGACGCCCGGGCCGCCCGCGAGGCGGGCGCGAACGCCATCCTGGTGACGAGCGGGCTCATGGCCCGCGAGCGCCTGGCGGCCACCGGCGCCCCGGTCGTGGACACCCCCGTGGCGGCCGTCGCGGCGCTGCGCGCGGCCTGA
- a CDS encoding acetoacetate--CoA ligase codes for MTESSVPRVLWEPDEATVESSNIVAFARWAAEHRGVDAFGAAGAFDYDALWRWSTSDIEDFWAAIWEYYGVEADTPYERVLAERVMPGARWFPGSTLNFARHVFAGRDDDTVAIRHATELRPLGEWTWGQLRRRTAAIAAGLRELGVGPGDRVVGYLPNLPETVAAFFAVSSLGAVWSSCSPDFGVRSVIDRFAQIEPKVLLAVDGYRYGGKDFDRRPVVEELRAALPTVEHTVLLDYLRPGRPMKGTVEWGDLEASGGDAELEFASVPFDHPLWVLYSSGTTGLPKAIVHGHGGILLEQLKNLHLHLDAREDDRVFWFTTTGWMMWNFLVSVLLTRASIVLYDGSPAAAGATPGLDGLWDLAAEAGVTVFGTSAGYLSSCMKEGVHPRRGRDLSRLRAIGSTGSPLSPEAFAWVYEEFGDEVWLFSTSGGTDVCSCLVGGTPTLPVYEGEIQSRALGMAVASWDPEGRELVGEVGELVVTEPAPSMPIFFWGDDSGERLRDSYFSVYPGIWRHGDWIEITERGTAVIYGRSDSTINRGGVRMGTSEIYRAVLALDEVVDALVVDVPQGDGSSRIELFTVLRPGADLEGDLPREIARRIRTDCSPRHVPDRVRAIAAVPRTLSGKVLEVPVKRILMGEDPGKVASRDSLANPEALDHFSELADQG; via the coding sequence ATGACGGAGAGCAGCGTCCCCCGGGTGCTCTGGGAACCCGACGAGGCGACGGTCGAATCCTCCAACATCGTCGCGTTCGCCCGATGGGCCGCGGAACACAGGGGCGTGGACGCCTTCGGCGCGGCCGGGGCCTTCGACTACGACGCCCTGTGGCGGTGGTCGACCAGCGACATCGAGGACTTCTGGGCCGCGATCTGGGAGTACTACGGGGTGGAGGCCGACACCCCCTACGAGCGGGTGCTGGCCGAGCGGGTCATGCCCGGGGCCCGCTGGTTCCCCGGATCGACCCTCAACTTCGCCCGGCACGTGTTCGCGGGCCGCGACGACGACACGGTCGCGATCCGCCACGCCACCGAGCTGCGGCCGCTGGGGGAGTGGACGTGGGGGCAGCTGCGGCGCCGTACCGCCGCGATCGCGGCGGGCCTGCGGGAGCTGGGTGTGGGTCCCGGCGACCGGGTGGTGGGCTACCTGCCGAACCTGCCCGAGACCGTGGCCGCGTTCTTCGCCGTGTCGTCCCTGGGGGCGGTGTGGTCCTCGTGCTCGCCGGACTTCGGGGTGCGCAGCGTCATCGACCGGTTCGCGCAGATCGAGCCGAAGGTCCTGCTGGCCGTCGACGGCTACCGCTACGGCGGCAAGGACTTCGACCGCCGCCCCGTGGTGGAGGAGCTGCGCGCCGCCCTGCCCACGGTGGAGCACACCGTGCTGCTGGACTACCTCCGGCCGGGCCGGCCGATGAAGGGCACCGTCGAGTGGGGGGACCTGGAGGCGTCGGGCGGGGACGCGGAGCTGGAGTTCGCCTCCGTGCCCTTCGACCACCCGTTGTGGGTGCTCTACTCCTCGGGAACCACGGGCCTGCCCAAGGCGATCGTGCACGGCCACGGCGGCATCCTGCTCGAACAGCTCAAGAACCTGCACCTGCACCTGGACGCCCGGGAGGACGACCGGGTGTTCTGGTTCACCACCACCGGGTGGATGATGTGGAACTTCCTGGTCAGCGTCCTGCTGACCAGGGCCTCCATCGTCCTGTACGACGGCAGCCCCGCCGCCGCGGGCGCCACCCCCGGCCTGGACGGGCTGTGGGACCTGGCGGCCGAGGCCGGGGTGACGGTGTTCGGCACCAGCGCCGGGTACCTGTCCTCGTGCATGAAGGAGGGGGTGCACCCCCGCCGCGGGCGCGACCTGTCACGGCTGCGGGCGATCGGCTCGACGGGCTCCCCGCTCAGCCCGGAGGCGTTCGCCTGGGTGTACGAGGAGTTCGGCGACGAGGTGTGGCTGTTCTCCACCAGCGGCGGCACCGACGTGTGCAGCTGCCTGGTGGGCGGCACGCCGACCCTGCCGGTCTACGAGGGCGAGATCCAGTCCCGGGCGCTGGGCATGGCCGTGGCGTCCTGGGACCCCGAGGGCAGGGAGCTGGTGGGCGAGGTCGGTGAGCTCGTGGTGACCGAGCCCGCGCCGTCCATGCCGATCTTCTTCTGGGGCGATGACTCCGGGGAGCGGCTGCGGGACAGCTACTTCTCGGTGTACCCGGGCATCTGGCGCCACGGCGACTGGATCGAGATCACCGAGCGCGGCACCGCGGTCATCTACGGCCGCTCGGACTCCACCATCAACCGCGGCGGGGTGCGGATGGGCACCAGCGAGATCTACCGCGCGGTGCTGGCGCTGGACGAGGTCGTGGACGCTCTGGTGGTGGACGTGCCGCAGGGGGACGGGTCGTCGCGGATCGAGTTGTTCACGGTGCTGCGGCCGGGCGCGGACCTGGAGGGGGACCTGCCCAGGGAGATCGCGCGCAGGATCCGCACGGACTGCTCGCCGCGGCATGTGCCCGACCGGGTGCGCGCGATCGCCGCGGTGCCGCGCACGCTGTCGGGGAAGGTGTTGGAGGTGCCGGTCAAGCGCATCCTGATGGGTGAGGATCCGGGGAAGGTCGCCAGTCGCGACTCGCTGGCCAACCCGGAGGCGCTGGACCACTTCAGCGAGCTCGCCGACCAGGGGTGA
- a CDS encoding heparan-alpha-glucosaminide N-acetyltransferase domain-containing protein has translation MAQNRSDDTAASPDAAPSGPARIDGVDAARAIAVFGMFTVHLGVESMGLLSPEGYAWTLHGQVRGNSSALFALLAGLSLALMTGRTEPVTGDGRRRAVVRVLTRAVLIGMLGLLLDLTGVPVAIILTYYAGFFVLALPLTRLRTGALWAVAGVLAVVGPPLSFLLRDTVIDAGPRTSSLSSLTEFLLTGYYPAITFMAFVAAGMAVGRTDLRSTAVRLRLLAAGAGLSVFAYGGSWLLLHPLGGLDRLVEQGTAFMGGYPITPGMDPVLLEQLRAGVMEEANSISGQVPTDTWWWLAVNTPHTGTTFEIAEAVGQALIVLVACMWLAERVRWLMYPLASVGRMPLTVYTGHILVLMVIVGVDPVDWRQPWLLEWFVLGALVLATLWRLVASRGPAEAGLAVAADGMVDIVEERRRGL, from the coding sequence GTGGCACAGAACCGATCCGACGACACCGCCGCCTCCCCCGACGCGGCCCCCTCCGGTCCCGCCCGCATCGACGGTGTCGACGCGGCGCGCGCCATCGCGGTCTTCGGCATGTTCACCGTGCACCTGGGCGTGGAGTCCATGGGGCTGCTGTCCCCCGAGGGCTACGCGTGGACCCTGCACGGCCAGGTGCGCGGCAACTCCTCGGCGCTGTTCGCGCTGCTGGCCGGACTCTCCCTGGCGCTGATGACCGGCCGAACCGAACCCGTCACCGGCGACGGCCGGCGGCGCGCCGTGGTGCGGGTGCTCACCCGCGCCGTGCTCATCGGGATGCTCGGCCTCCTGCTCGACCTCACCGGCGTGCCGGTCGCCATCATCCTCACCTACTACGCCGGCTTCTTCGTCCTGGCGCTGCCCCTGACCCGCCTGCGCACGGGAGCGCTGTGGGCCGTGGCGGGCGTCCTGGCGGTGGTCGGGCCGCCGCTGTCCTTCCTGCTGCGCGATACGGTGATCGACGCCGGGCCCCGCACGTCCTCGCTGTCCTCGCTCACCGAGTTCCTCCTCACCGGCTACTACCCGGCGATCACCTTCATGGCGTTCGTGGCGGCGGGCATGGCCGTGGGCCGGACGGACCTGCGCTCCACGGCGGTGCGGCTGCGGCTGCTGGCGGCGGGCGCGGGACTGTCCGTCTTCGCCTACGGGGGGTCCTGGCTGCTGCTCCACCCGCTGGGGGGCCTCGACCGCCTGGTGGAGCAGGGCACCGCGTTCATGGGGGGCTACCCCATCACCCCGGGCATGGACCCCGTCCTCCTGGAGCAGCTGCGTGCGGGCGTGATGGAGGAGGCCAACTCGATCTCCGGACAGGTCCCCACCGACACCTGGTGGTGGCTGGCGGTGAACACGCCGCACACCGGGACGACCTTCGAGATCGCCGAGGCGGTCGGCCAGGCCCTCATCGTGCTGGTGGCGTGCATGTGGCTGGCCGAGCGCGTGCGGTGGCTGATGTACCCGCTCGCCTCCGTGGGCCGGATGCCGCTGACCGTCTACACCGGGCACATCCTGGTGCTCATGGTGATCGTCGGGGTCGACCCGGTCGACTGGCGCCAGCCCTGGCTGCTGGAGTGGTTCGTGCTCGGCGCGCTCGTCCTCGCCACCCTGTGGCGCCTGGTCGCGAGCCGGGGGCCGGCCGAGGCGGGCCTGGCCGTGGCCGCCGACGGCATGGTCGACATCGTGGAGGAGCGGCGCCGGGGGCTGTGA
- the deoC gene encoding deoxyribose-phosphate aldolase gives MPVSHTATAPEATTNRALRAFLHGLPGVDEVGARARAQDLSTRSIKTTAKAQAIDLAISMVDLTTLEGADTPGKVRALCAKAALPDPADRTVPRVGAVCVYPDMVATAVGALRGTGVGVASVATAFPAGRAPLEVKLADTRRAVADGAAEIDMVIDRGAFLSGDYLKVHDEITAVKEACGPAHLKVILETGELVTYDNVRRASHLAIRAGADFIKTSTGKVAPAATPPVVLVMLEAVRDHHAATGARVGVKPAGGIRTTKDAIRQLVLVNEIAGPAWLTPDLFRIGASSLLNDLLMQRTRLTTGTYPGPDYYTQD, from the coding sequence GTGCCCGTGTCCCACACCGCAACAGCGCCGGAGGCGACGACCAACCGCGCGCTCCGGGCGTTCCTGCACGGCCTCCCGGGCGTGGACGAGGTCGGCGCGCGTGCCCGCGCCCAGGACCTGTCCACCCGGTCGATCAAGACCACCGCCAAGGCGCAGGCGATCGACCTCGCCATCTCCATGGTGGACCTGACCACCCTGGAGGGCGCCGACACGCCCGGCAAGGTGCGCGCCCTGTGCGCCAAGGCCGCCCTCCCCGACCCCGCCGACCGCACCGTGCCCCGTGTGGGCGCCGTGTGCGTGTACCCCGACATGGTGGCCACGGCCGTCGGGGCCCTGCGCGGCACCGGCGTGGGCGTCGCCTCGGTCGCCACCGCCTTCCCCGCGGGCCGCGCGCCCCTGGAGGTCAAGCTCGCCGACACCCGGCGCGCCGTGGCCGACGGGGCCGCCGAGATCGACATGGTCATCGACCGCGGCGCGTTCCTGTCCGGGGACTACCTGAAGGTCCACGACGAGATCACCGCCGTCAAGGAGGCCTGCGGCCCCGCCCACCTGAAGGTCATCCTGGAGACCGGCGAGCTGGTCACCTACGACAACGTCCGCCGAGCCTCGCACCTGGCGATCCGCGCCGGCGCCGACTTCATCAAGACCTCCACGGGCAAGGTGGCGCCCGCCGCGACCCCGCCCGTGGTCCTGGTCATGCTGGAGGCCGTGCGCGACCACCACGCCGCCACCGGAGCCCGCGTGGGCGTCAAGCCCGCCGGCGGCATCCGCACCACCAAGGACGCCATCCGCCAGCTGGTGCTGGTCAACGAGATCGCCGGCCCCGCCTGGCTGACCCCGGACCTGTTCCGGATCGGTGCCTCCAGCCTGCTCAACGACCTGCTCATGCAGCGGACCAGGCTGACCACGGGCACCTACCCGGGCCCCGACTACTACACGCAGGACTGA
- a CDS encoding aldehyde dehydrogenase family protein, producing the protein MIFEYAPAPESRSVVTLRETYDLFVDGEFAPAEGGEYLTTLNPADETKLAQVAVAGEADVDRAVAAARRAYDTVWSRMSGAERGKYLFRIARIIQERSRELAVLESMDNGKPIKETRDVDLPLVAAHFFYYAGWADKLRHAGLGPDPRPLGVAAQVIPWNFPLLMLAWKIAPALATGNTVVLKPAETTPLTALVFAEICQEADLPPGVVNILTGAGETGRALVEHPGTDKVAFTGSTEVGRRIARSVAGTDKRVTLELGGKGANIVYDDAAIDQAVEGIVSGIFFNQGHVCCAGSRLLVQESIAEELLPRLKDRVAKLRLGDPLDKNTDIGAINSAAQLERIRALTDSGTDEGVERWSPACDLPSTGYWFAPTLLTGVSQAHRVAREEIFGPVLSVLTFRTPEEAVAKANNTPYGLSAGVWTEKGSRMLWTAERLRAGVIWSNTFNKFDPTSPFGGYKESGYGREGGRHGLEAYLG; encoded by the coding sequence GTGATCTTCGAGTACGCGCCCGCGCCGGAGTCCCGCTCCGTCGTCACCCTGCGCGAGACCTACGACCTGTTCGTCGACGGTGAGTTCGCCCCCGCCGAGGGCGGCGAGTACCTCACCACGCTCAACCCCGCCGACGAGACCAAGCTCGCCCAGGTCGCCGTCGCCGGGGAGGCCGACGTCGACCGCGCCGTCGCCGCCGCCCGCCGCGCCTACGACACCGTGTGGAGCAGGATGAGCGGTGCCGAGCGCGGCAAGTACCTGTTCCGCATCGCCCGGATCATCCAGGAGCGCTCGCGCGAGCTGGCCGTGCTGGAGTCCATGGACAACGGCAAGCCCATCAAGGAGACGCGCGACGTCGACCTGCCGCTGGTCGCCGCCCACTTCTTCTACTACGCGGGCTGGGCCGACAAGCTCCGCCACGCGGGCCTGGGCCCCGACCCGCGCCCGCTGGGCGTGGCCGCCCAGGTCATCCCGTGGAACTTCCCGCTGCTCATGCTGGCGTGGAAGATCGCCCCGGCGCTGGCCACCGGCAACACGGTCGTGCTCAAGCCCGCCGAGACCACCCCGCTGACCGCGCTGGTCTTCGCCGAGATCTGCCAGGAGGCCGACCTGCCCCCGGGCGTGGTCAACATCCTCACCGGCGCGGGTGAGACCGGACGCGCGCTGGTCGAGCACCCCGGTACCGACAAGGTCGCCTTCACCGGCTCCACCGAGGTCGGCCGGCGCATCGCCCGCTCCGTCGCGGGCACCGACAAGCGCGTCACCCTGGAACTGGGCGGCAAGGGCGCCAACATCGTCTACGACGACGCGGCGATCGACCAGGCCGTCGAGGGCATCGTCTCCGGCATCTTCTTCAACCAGGGCCACGTGTGCTGCGCCGGGTCCCGGCTGCTCGTCCAGGAGTCGATCGCCGAGGAGCTGCTGCCCCGGTTGAAGGACCGCGTGGCCAAGCTGCGCCTGGGCGACCCGCTGGACAAGAACACCGACATCGGCGCGATCAACTCCGCCGCCCAACTGGAGCGCATCCGCGCGCTGACCGACTCCGGCACGGACGAGGGCGTCGAGCGCTGGTCGCCGGCCTGCGACCTCCCCTCCACCGGCTACTGGTTCGCGCCGACCCTGCTGACCGGCGTCAGCCAGGCCCACCGGGTGGCCCGCGAGGAGATCTTCGGTCCGGTGCTGTCCGTGCTGACCTTCCGCACGCCGGAGGAGGCGGTGGCCAAGGCCAACAACACCCCCTACGGCCTGTCCGCGGGAGTGTGGACCGAGAAGGGCTCGCGCATGCTCTGGACCGCCGAGCGCCTGCGCGCCGGCGTCATCTGGTCCAACACGTTCAACAAGTTCGACCCGACCAGCCCCTTCGGCGGCTACAAGGAGTCGGGATACGGCCGCGAGGGCGGACGGCACGGATTGGAGGCTTACCTTGGCTGA
- a CDS encoding aldehyde dehydrogenase family protein, with protein sequence MAERRKGNAGKNPGKGAAETAPVPGRLAVRKTYKLYLGGAFPRSESGRSYPVTSAKGDHLANTSLASRKDAREAVVASRKAFGGWSVRTAYNRGQILYRVAEVLEGRREQFVAQAVAAQGLSRDAAERVVSAAVDRWVYYAGWTDKVAQVLGGANPVSGPYYNHSAPEPTGVVAVFAPQDAPLLGLTSVVAPVIATGNTAVVVTSERAPLAAVDLAEVLATSDLPGGVVNLLTGRVGELGPHLAAHADVNALDLTGAGDLAAEFEETAATTLTRVVRPGPEAGGGEDAWLDADPGTARMTPFLETKTVWHPIGV encoded by the coding sequence TTGGCTGAGCGGCGCAAGGGCAACGCCGGGAAGAACCCCGGGAAGGGCGCCGCGGAGACGGCTCCGGTCCCCGGGCGCCTGGCGGTCCGCAAGACCTACAAGCTCTACCTGGGCGGGGCCTTCCCGCGCTCGGAGTCCGGCAGGAGTTACCCGGTGACCTCAGCCAAGGGCGACCACCTGGCCAACACCTCCCTCGCCTCGCGCAAGGACGCGCGCGAGGCCGTCGTGGCGTCCCGCAAGGCCTTCGGCGGCTGGTCGGTGCGCACGGCCTACAACCGCGGCCAGATCCTCTACCGGGTCGCCGAGGTCCTGGAGGGCCGGCGCGAGCAGTTCGTCGCGCAGGCCGTGGCCGCCCAGGGCCTGTCCCGCGACGCCGCCGAACGCGTGGTCTCGGCCGCCGTCGACCGCTGGGTGTACTACGCCGGCTGGACCGACAAGGTCGCCCAGGTGCTCGGCGGGGCCAACCCGGTCTCGGGGCCGTACTACAACCACTCCGCGCCCGAGCCCACCGGCGTCGTGGCCGTGTTCGCGCCTCAGGACGCCCCGCTGCTCGGACTGACCAGTGTGGTCGCCCCGGTCATCGCCACCGGCAACACCGCGGTCGTGGTCACCTCCGAGCGCGCGCCGCTGGCCGCGGTCGACCTGGCCGAGGTCCTGGCCACCTCGGACCTGCCCGGCGGTGTGGTCAACCTGCTCACCGGCCGCGTGGGCGAACTCGGTCCGCACCTGGCCGCGCACGCCGACGTCAACGCCCTGGATCTGACCGGGGCCGGCGACCTGGCCGCGGAGTTCGAGGAGACCGCGGCCACCACGCTGACCAGGGTCGTCCGGCCGGGCCCCGAGGCCGGCGGGGGCGAGGACGCCTGGCTGGACGCCGACCCCGGCACCGCCCGAATGACGCCCTTCCTGGAGACCAAGACCGTCTGGCATCCGATCGGGGTGTGA